In Salinirussus salinus, the following proteins share a genomic window:
- a CDS encoding multicopper oxidase domain-containing protein, producing the protein MTQMGAPGSGLSRREFVAATGTTGIVATAGCASAPINGGSDEPAATDGRPAQQDLPTTSPPQVVNADEQGNQVTLRSVPSRHDVHPGESMGGPVELPQVWAWQADDREPSVPGPIIRTTEGEDIEVTLDNTDGMRPHTVHFHAVEKTWENDGVPTTTGITVPAGESHTYDIPANVPGTHVYHCHYQTHRHIDMGMYGIFRVDPEGYEPADKEYFMTLKDWDSRLNRQFAGEDVTYNVRNRRPDVFTINGKAAPHTLHPEQGSPVLVEQGDTVRIHFANNGYMDHPMHLHNHRFQVVAKDGGTIPEAARHDRDITSIPPASRHTIEFEADADPGIYLIHCHKVKHVMNGQTYPGGMLTGIVYEEAMDTEIFAQLMEYAGYEG; encoded by the coding sequence ATGACCCAGATGGGCGCACCCGGTTCCGGACTGTCCCGGCGCGAATTCGTCGCGGCGACCGGGACGACCGGGATCGTGGCGACGGCAGGCTGTGCGAGCGCACCGATCAACGGCGGTAGCGACGAACCGGCGGCGACGGACGGACGTCCCGCACAGCAGGACCTCCCGACGACGAGCCCGCCACAGGTCGTCAACGCCGACGAGCAGGGCAACCAGGTGACGCTGCGCTCGGTTCCCTCCCGGCACGACGTCCACCCCGGCGAGTCGATGGGCGGACCGGTCGAACTCCCGCAGGTGTGGGCCTGGCAGGCCGACGACCGCGAGCCCAGCGTCCCCGGGCCGATCATCCGCACGACCGAGGGCGAGGACATCGAGGTCACGCTGGACAACACCGACGGGATGCGGCCCCACACCGTCCACTTCCACGCCGTCGAGAAGACCTGGGAGAACGACGGCGTCCCCACCACGACCGGGATCACGGTCCCCGCCGGCGAGAGTCACACCTACGACATTCCCGCAAACGTCCCCGGGACCCACGTCTACCACTGTCACTACCAGACCCACCGCCACATCGACATGGGGATGTACGGCATCTTCCGTGTCGACCCCGAGGGGTACGAGCCCGCGGACAAGGAGTACTTCATGACGCTGAAGGACTGGGACTCCCGGCTCAACCGCCAGTTCGCCGGCGAGGACGTCACCTACAACGTCCGCAACCGCCGGCCCGACGTGTTCACGATAAACGGGAAGGCCGCGCCGCACACGCTCCACCCCGAGCAGGGCTCGCCGGTGCTGGTCGAGCAGGGTGACACCGTCCGGATCCACTTCGCGAACAACGGCTACATGGACCACCCGATGCACCTCCACAACCACCGCTTCCAGGTGGTCGCCAAGGACGGCGGGACGATCCCCGAGGCCGCGCGCCACGACCGCGACATCACCAGCATCCCCCCGGCCAGCCGGCACACCATCGAGTTCGAGGCCGACGCCGACCCGGGGATCTACCTCATCCACTGCCACAAGGTCAAACACGTGATGAACGGCCAGACCTACCCCGGCGGGATGCTCACCGGGATCGTCTACGAGGAGGCGATGGACACCGAGATCTTCGCCCAGCTGATGGAGTACGCGGGCTACGAGGGCTGA
- a CDS encoding pyruvoyl-dependent arginine decarboxylase, with product MSVIRVVWGSGTGPTETAAYDAALAGAGIHDYNLVTVSSVVPADPPVETVGTAPDLGPVGEELTVVQARASIPPVESGTAHGGEPAVAAVGWARSADGPGVFYEASGRDPERVRETVDAGLRHGCSLREWEPVDRELVVRTADPAPDRHTCVVVCAVYGESRPLL from the coding sequence ATGAGCGTCATCCGGGTCGTCTGGGGGTCGGGGACCGGTCCGACCGAGACCGCGGCCTACGACGCCGCCCTGGCCGGGGCGGGGATCCACGACTACAACCTCGTGACCGTCTCCTCGGTTGTCCCGGCGGACCCGCCGGTCGAGACCGTCGGGACCGCCCCGGACCTTGGACCGGTCGGCGAGGAACTGACCGTCGTCCAGGCGCGGGCGAGCATCCCGCCGGTAGAGAGCGGGACAGCTCACGGAGGCGAGCCCGCAGTCGCGGCGGTCGGCTGGGCCCGGAGCGCGGACGGCCCCGGGGTCTTCTACGAGGCCAGCGGTCGCGACCCCGAGCGCGTCCGGGAGACCGTCGACGCGGGGCTCCGGCACGGCTGCTCGCTGCGGGAGTGGGAGCCGGTCGACCGCGAGCTCGTCGTGCGGACCGCCGACCCGGCTCCCGACCGGCACACCTGCGTGGTCGTCTGTGCGGTCTACGGGGAGAGCCGGCCGTTGCTGTGA
- a CDS encoding DUF5811 family protein, with amino-acid sequence MYGNSPLGDDSTVELTANQRRTLRQDLASVAARTRNLLPGEFVVGSELRQGAEGPRATVAVRPPVGSVVSADYELDGDGVVDTDRDELARGLAASAALQVKRAMPDDPTPTAK; translated from the coding sequence ATGTACGGAAACTCGCCGCTCGGAGACGACTCGACGGTCGAGCTGACGGCAAACCAGCGCCGGACCCTCCGGCAGGACCTGGCCAGCGTCGCCGCCCGGACCCGCAACCTCCTCCCCGGGGAGTTCGTCGTCGGTTCGGAACTGCGCCAGGGTGCGGAGGGCCCGCGGGCGACCGTGGCGGTCCGCCCGCCGGTCGGCTCGGTCGTCAGCGCCGACTACGAGCTCGACGGCGACGGCGTCGTCGACACCGACCGCGACGAACTCGCCCGCGGGCTCGCCGCCAGCGCCGCCCTCCAGGTCAAGCGGGCGATGCCCGACGACCCCACCCCGACCGCGAAGTAA
- the infB gene encoding translation initiation factor IF-2, with protein sequence MSDHDRADTGGTADAGERTLRTPIVAVLGHVDHGKTSLLDKIRGSAVSEGEAGAITQHIGATAVPLDVVSEIAGDLVDPTDFDLPGLLFIDTPGHHAFSTLRARGGALADIAILVVDVNDGFQPQTREAVDILKRTQTPFVVAANKIDTVPGWRPETDRPSKVAIEAQSDRVQGDLNEALYEIIGQLSDADFSADMYWRVQDFQANVGVVPVSAETGEGVPDLLTVMMGLSQRYMKDEMAIDATGPGAGTVLEVTDTQGFGTTVDVVIYDGTVRADDTIVVGGTDDTIVTDVRALLQPKPLAEIRTEEAFEQVDEVVAADGIKVAAPDLDGAIAGAPVRVVRDRAVADVVAEVEAELADIEVSTADEGITVKADTLGSLEAIAGTLEEAEIPVMHAEVGDVAPRDVRMAGTAGEPEHRAILGFNVDVLDDARDLAEQEGVELFEHDVIYRLVEEYEDHVEAIEQAQQEQVLENITRPARFTILDDHTFRQSDPAVVGVEVRGGLLRRNVNVVQWEGDEPERVGSLKSIQDEGEDVDELRTGERAAVSIDGPTVGRGIEEGDDLWVEIPEKHAKILEQELTEDISADERETLSMYLEKHRNRDPFWGK encoded by the coding sequence ATGTCCGACCACGACCGCGCCGACACGGGAGGGACGGCCGACGCCGGCGAGCGGACGCTGCGCACGCCCATCGTCGCGGTCCTGGGCCACGTCGACCACGGCAAGACGAGCCTGCTGGACAAGATCCGCGGCTCCGCCGTCAGCGAGGGCGAAGCCGGCGCGATCACCCAGCACATCGGCGCCACGGCCGTCCCGCTCGACGTGGTCTCGGAGATCGCGGGCGACCTGGTCGACCCGACCGACTTCGACCTGCCGGGCCTCCTCTTTATCGACACGCCCGGCCACCACGCCTTCTCGACGCTGCGCGCCCGCGGCGGGGCGCTCGCCGACATCGCCATCCTCGTCGTCGACGTCAACGACGGCTTCCAGCCCCAGACCCGCGAGGCCGTCGACATCCTCAAGCGGACTCAGACCCCCTTCGTCGTCGCGGCCAACAAGATCGACACCGTGCCGGGGTGGCGCCCCGAGACCGACCGCCCCTCGAAGGTCGCTATCGAGGCCCAGTCCGACCGGGTACAGGGTGACCTCAACGAGGCGCTGTACGAGATCATCGGCCAGCTCTCCGATGCGGACTTCTCGGCGGACATGTACTGGCGCGTGCAGGACTTCCAGGCCAACGTCGGGGTCGTGCCGGTGTCGGCCGAAACGGGCGAGGGCGTCCCCGACCTGCTGACGGTGATGATGGGGCTGTCCCAGCGGTACATGAAAGACGAGATGGCCATCGACGCGACCGGCCCCGGCGCGGGCACCGTCCTGGAGGTGACCGACACCCAGGGGTTCGGCACGACCGTCGACGTCGTGATTTACGACGGGACGGTCCGCGCCGACGACACCATCGTCGTCGGGGGGACCGACGACACCATCGTCACCGACGTGCGCGCGCTGCTGCAGCCCAAGCCGCTGGCGGAGATCCGCACCGAGGAGGCCTTCGAGCAGGTCGATGAGGTCGTGGCCGCCGACGGGATCAAGGTCGCCGCGCCGGACCTCGATGGCGCGATCGCCGGCGCGCCCGTCCGCGTGGTCCGGGACCGCGCGGTTGCGGACGTCGTCGCCGAGGTCGAGGCCGAACTCGCCGACATTGAGGTCTCGACTGCCGACGAGGGGATCACGGTCAAGGCCGACACCCTCGGGAGTCTGGAGGCCATCGCCGGCACGCTGGAGGAGGCGGAGATCCCCGTCATGCACGCCGAGGTCGGCGACGTCGCACCGCGGGACGTCCGGATGGCCGGGACCGCCGGCGAGCCCGAACACCGCGCCATCCTCGGCTTCAACGTCGACGTGCTCGACGACGCCCGCGACCTCGCCGAGCAGGAGGGCGTCGAGCTGTTCGAACACGACGTCATCTACCGGCTGGTCGAGGAGTACGAGGACCACGTCGAGGCAATCGAACAGGCCCAGCAGGAGCAGGTGCTCGAGAACATCACCCGGCCCGCCCGGTTTACGATCCTCGACGACCACACGTTCCGCCAGTCCGACCCCGCGGTGGTCGGCGTCGAAGTGCGGGGCGGCCTGCTCCGGCGCAACGTGAACGTCGTGCAGTGGGAGGGCGACGAGCCCGAGCGGGTGGGCTCGCTGAAGTCGATCCAGGACGAGGGCGAGGATGTCGACGAACTCCGGACCGGCGAGCGCGCCGCGGTCTCCATCGACGGCCCGACCGTCGGCCGGGGGATCGAGGAGGGCGACGACCTCTGGGTCGAGATCCCCGAGAAACACGCCAAGATCCTCGAACAGGAACTGACCGAGGACATCTCCGCCGACGAGCGCGAGACCCTCTCGATGTACCTGGAAAAGCACCGCAACCGCGACCCCTTCTGGGGGAAATAA
- a CDS encoding plastocyanin/azurin family copper-binding protein translates to MRRRTLLAAVGTAVATGLAGCGGSPDGAGETDGSRTTAATDTATPVDTPGATDTATAAPADTPTPTDTATTAEPPFETPGGTDTATATQTDGVAQTVAVGPDFGLRFGPETFEVAAGGTVRWVWESDNHNVVADAIPAGSDWTGTAGGASRTFDSGHTYEYTFETAGSYEYYCSVHRGNGMTGSFTVVED, encoded by the coding sequence ATGCGCAGACGCACGCTGCTCGCTGCGGTCGGCACCGCGGTCGCGACCGGACTGGCCGGCTGTGGCGGCTCCCCCGACGGGGCGGGAGAAACCGACGGCTCTCGGACCACCGCAGCCACCGACACTGCGACGCCTGTCGACACCCCGGGCGCAACCGACACCGCGACAGCGGCACCCGCAGATACTCCGACGCCCACCGACACCGCGACGACGGCGGAGCCTCCCTTCGAGACTCCAGGTGGAACCGATACCGCGACGGCGACCCAGACCGACGGCGTCGCACAGACTGTCGCGGTCGGGCCGGACTTCGGTCTCCGGTTCGGTCCCGAGACCTTCGAGGTCGCGGCGGGGGGGACCGTCCGGTGGGTCTGGGAGAGCGACAACCACAACGTGGTCGCCGACGCCATCCCGGCGGGCAGCGACTGGACCGGTACGGCCGGCGGGGCCTCCCGGACCTTCGATTCGGGCCACACCTACGAGTACACCTTCGAGACGGCGGGCAGCTACGAGTACTACTGCTCGGTCCACCGGGGAAACGGGATGACCGGCTCGTTCACCGTCGTCGAGGACTGA
- a CDS encoding acyl-CoA dehydrogenase family protein yields MDLTSEQRMVRDTVREFVEAEVAPVASEAEEREEFPEDVWEGLAELDLTSMTVPEEYGGFDADMLTYSVVNEELAYGHLALATALSVHCLATSCISQFGSTDQRERWLPEMRDGRPVGAFALSEPHAGSNPAEMSTEARREGDEYVLNGTKQWITNGERAGVVVLFAKTDRDDPDTVTQFLVPKDIDGLEVGPREEKLGLRASDTTTLVFEDARVPAENRLTEVGKGLKAAFSILTGGRVAIASQAVGLAQAALDDAVDYANEREQFGEKIIDHQAIAQKLADMGTDVQAARLLTRDAARKNDGEVHPKSASMAKYFASETAVDVAEEAVQVHGGYGYTKDFDVERYYRDAKITTIYEGTSEIQKKVIARHLRQ; encoded by the coding sequence ATGGACCTCACGAGCGAACAGCGGATGGTCCGGGACACGGTCCGGGAGTTCGTCGAGGCGGAGGTCGCCCCCGTCGCAAGCGAGGCCGAGGAGCGCGAAGAGTTCCCCGAGGACGTCTGGGAGGGGCTCGCCGAGCTGGACCTGACGAGCATGACCGTCCCCGAGGAGTACGGCGGTTTCGACGCCGACATGCTCACGTACAGCGTCGTCAACGAGGAGCTGGCCTACGGCCACCTCGCGCTCGCGACCGCCCTCTCGGTGCACTGTCTGGCGACCTCCTGTATCAGCCAGTTCGGGAGCACCGACCAGAGAGAGCGGTGGCTGCCGGAGATGCGCGACGGCCGTCCAGTGGGCGCGTTCGCCCTCTCGGAGCCACACGCCGGCTCCAACCCCGCCGAGATGTCCACCGAGGCCCGCAGGGAGGGCGACGAGTACGTCCTGAATGGCACCAAACAGTGGATCACCAACGGCGAGCGGGCGGGCGTGGTGGTCCTCTTCGCGAAGACCGACCGCGACGACCCCGACACGGTCACGCAGTTTCTCGTCCCGAAGGACATCGACGGGCTGGAGGTCGGCCCCCGGGAGGAGAAGCTGGGGCTTCGGGCCAGCGACACCACCACGCTCGTCTTCGAGGACGCCCGCGTCCCCGCGGAGAACCGCCTGACGGAGGTGGGAAAGGGACTCAAGGCCGCCTTCTCGATCCTGACGGGCGGGCGGGTCGCCATCGCGAGCCAGGCCGTCGGGCTCGCCCAGGCTGCCCTGGACGATGCCGTCGACTACGCCAACGAGCGCGAGCAGTTCGGCGAGAAGATCATCGACCACCAGGCCATCGCACAGAAGCTGGCGGACATGGGGACCGACGTCCAGGCCGCCCGGCTACTCACCCGGGACGCCGCCCGGAAGAACGACGGCGAGGTCCACCCCAAATCGGCGAGCATGGCGAAGTACTTCGCCAGCGAGACGGCCGTGGACGTCGCCGAGGAGGCCGTCCAGGTCCACGGCGGCTACGGCTACACGAAGGACTTCGACGTCGAGCGCTACTACCGCGACGCGAAGATCACCACCATCTACGAGGGGACCTCCGAGATCCAGAAGAAGGTCATCGCCCGCCACCTGAGACAGTAG
- a CDS encoding 3-hydroxyacyl-CoA dehydrogenase family protein yields the protein MSYGIDTVDSVGVVGAGTMGSGIAQVSALAGYDVVMRDIEPELVEDGFDAIEDSLGRFVDRGDLTEKEADAVVERIEGTTALDDLADCDIVVEAAVEDMAVKRELFADLAELTEPGTVLATNTSTLSVTTIASATDRPGEVVRLHFMNPVPVMEGVEVVVGEKTAEGVVDLAHAFAEEVGKTTWEADDKPGFVSNRILMPWINEGIRAFDEGVATKADIDRGMKLGTNVPMGPLELADHIGLDVCLHATETLHEELGDRYKPAYLLKRKVEAGDLGKKTGRGFYEYE from the coding sequence ATGTCGTACGGGATAGACACGGTCGACAGCGTGGGGGTCGTCGGCGCGGGGACGATGGGCAGCGGTATCGCACAGGTGTCTGCGCTCGCCGGCTACGACGTCGTGATGCGGGACATCGAGCCGGAGCTGGTCGAGGACGGGTTCGACGCCATCGAGGACAGCCTCGGGCGGTTCGTCGACCGCGGCGACCTCACGGAGAAGGAGGCCGACGCGGTCGTCGAGCGGATCGAGGGGACGACCGCGCTCGACGACCTCGCTGACTGTGACATCGTCGTGGAGGCGGCCGTCGAGGACATGGCCGTCAAGCGGGAGCTCTTCGCTGACCTGGCGGAGCTGACCGAACCGGGCACGGTCCTGGCGACGAACACGAGCACGCTCTCGGTAACGACCATCGCGAGCGCGACCGACCGCCCCGGGGAGGTCGTCAGACTCCACTTCATGAACCCGGTCCCGGTGATGGAGGGCGTCGAGGTCGTCGTCGGCGAGAAGACCGCGGAGGGTGTGGTCGACCTCGCCCACGCCTTCGCCGAAGAAGTGGGCAAGACCACCTGGGAGGCCGACGACAAGCCCGGCTTCGTCTCCAACCGCATCCTGATGCCGTGGATCAACGAGGGGATCCGCGCCTTCGACGAGGGGGTCGCGACGAAGGCCGACATCGACCGCGGGATGAAACTCGGGACGAACGTCCCGATGGGACCCCTGGAGCTGGCCGACCACATCGGCCTCGACGTCTGCCTGCACGCGACCGAGACCCTCCACGAGGAGCTGGGCGACCGGTACAAGCCCGCCTACCTGCTCAAGCGGAAGGTCGAGGCCGGCGACCTCGGCAAGAAGACCGGCCGGGGATTCTACGAGTACGAGTGA
- a CDS encoding PRC-barrel domain-containing protein, producing MAEILAENLSGKAVMGSDGAELGMLYNITMDIDSGRLNHLVIDPNEERARGADDFERDGAGHMLVPVGRVQAVKDHMIVDR from the coding sequence ATGGCAGAGATCCTCGCCGAGAACCTGTCGGGGAAGGCAGTGATGGGTTCCGACGGCGCCGAGCTCGGAATGCTGTACAACATCACGATGGACATCGACTCCGGCCGCCTCAACCACCTCGTTATCGACCCAAACGAGGAGCGCGCGCGCGGGGCCGACGACTTCGAGCGGGACGGGGCCGGGCATATGCTCGTCCCGGTCGGGCGCGTCCAGGCAGTCAAAGACCACATGATCGTCGACCGGTAG
- a CDS encoding NOB1 family endonuclease translates to MYILDASAFINEYHTDQPVASIPLVREELEDESAYRFDAMEGSGMHLHIPEEETVERIERAASDTGDAGELSRTDIRLVAAAFELDGRLVTDDYAMQNVAEKLEVPVEVIAREGIDEQRDWHFQCGGCGREFEENHDRCPVCGSELTRKNPA, encoded by the coding sequence ATGTACATTCTCGACGCCTCGGCCTTTATCAACGAGTATCACACCGACCAGCCGGTCGCGAGCATCCCGCTGGTCCGCGAGGAGCTCGAAGACGAGTCCGCCTACCGCTTCGACGCCATGGAAGGGTCGGGGATGCATCTCCACATCCCCGAGGAGGAGACCGTCGAGCGCATCGAGCGGGCCGCAAGCGACACGGGCGACGCCGGCGAACTCTCCCGGACCGACATCCGGCTGGTCGCCGCCGCCTTCGAACTCGACGGCCGGCTCGTGACCGACGACTACGCCATGCAGAACGTCGCCGAGAAGCTGGAGGTGCCCGTCGAAGTCATCGCCCGCGAGGGGATCGACGAGCAGCGGGACTGGCATTTCCAGTGCGGGGGCTGTGGCCGCGAGTTCGAGGAAAACCACGACCGCTGTCCGGTCTGTGGGAGCGAACTCACCCGGAAGAATCCCGCCTGA
- a CDS encoding CopG family transcriptional regulator — MPTRYTLVCDEEKAREVRRLARKYDLTEEEVLRQLVDLGLEEVGERPPV; from the coding sequence ATGCCTACCCGGTACACCCTCGTCTGCGACGAGGAGAAGGCACGGGAGGTCCGGCGGCTGGCCCGGAAGTACGACCTCACCGAGGAGGAGGTCCTCCGGCAACTCGTCGACCTCGGGCTGGAGGAGGTCGGCGAGCGGCCGCCGGTCTGA
- a CDS encoding CPBP family intramembrane glutamic endopeptidase yields the protein MDSDRQPDGGVEPTPDPAGPGPDPGPPLYKMGTTQQRIRSLLHTVVLVAGAFLASNVFALAALQAAVVAGLITVPAGFSSVADLPTSGTVLLFVMNFVGFFAVGWAYLRWRGESVFDTSLYDLALPSLRQAGQALAGLVVLFVVLGLISNVAAQFGLTPSENVTQTLGEGNPELLLYLIPIALLLNGPIEEFLFRGLVQGLFRDAYGILPGIALSAAVFGVVHYFAVSGGGGNIAYTLVVITALGTLLGVLYEWSENLFVPGLVHGLFNAVQYAGLYLVTTGGA from the coding sequence ATGGACTCGGACAGACAGCCGGACGGCGGCGTCGAGCCGACGCCGGACCCGGCGGGGCCGGGCCCCGACCCGGGCCCGCCGCTGTACAAGATGGGGACGACACAGCAGCGGATCCGGAGCCTCCTCCACACGGTCGTGCTCGTCGCCGGGGCGTTTCTCGCCTCGAACGTGTTCGCGCTGGCCGCGCTCCAGGCGGCGGTCGTGGCCGGTCTCATCACCGTGCCCGCCGGCTTCTCCTCGGTGGCCGACCTGCCCACCTCCGGGACGGTTCTGCTGTTCGTGATGAACTTCGTCGGCTTCTTCGCCGTCGGGTGGGCCTACCTCCGCTGGCGTGGCGAGTCGGTGTTCGACACCTCGCTGTACGACCTGGCTCTCCCGTCGCTCCGCCAGGCCGGACAGGCCCTCGCCGGGCTCGTCGTTCTCTTCGTGGTCCTCGGCCTCATCAGCAACGTCGCCGCGCAGTTCGGGCTCACCCCCTCCGAGAACGTCACACAGACGCTCGGCGAAGGGAATCCCGAATTGCTGCTCTATCTGATCCCCATCGCGCTGCTGTTGAACGGCCCCATCGAGGAGTTCCTCTTCCGGGGTCTCGTCCAGGGGCTGTTCCGGGACGCCTACGGCATCCTGCCGGGCATCGCGCTGTCTGCGGCCGTGTTCGGGGTCGTCCACTACTTCGCCGTCTCCGGTGGCGGCGGCAACATCGCCTACACGCTGGTCGTCATCACGGCGCTCGGCACGCTGCTGGGCGTCCTCTACGAGTGGAGCGAGAACCTCTTCGTCCCGGGGCTGGTCCACGGCCTGTTCAACGCGGTCCAGTACGCCGGGCTGTACCTCGTCACGACCGGCGGGGCCTGA
- a CDS encoding glucose-6-phosphate isomerase has product MEIDIGNALAVEADPGLSEAALDALDERVAEAHDRIAAGREAGEFGYAALNLPERTDPGAIREAVAPLADSEAVLTVGIGGSALGAATVSAALGPSEVDHRVLDNVDPAHTREVLDGLPLSETAVNVVSRSGTTAETLATFLVVRDVMRAAGVDWTDRTVVTTGESGPLRELADEHDLPALDVPDGVPGRFSALSAVGLVPAAIRGHDIEGLLAGGRRAAESLAPSLFECPAYAYGAVAHGLEERGATVNAVMPYAERLEPFAEWFAQLWAESLGKDGRGQTPARALGATDQHSQLQLYRAGPRDKLVTLVRPRERPVLPVPEPDVEELAYLGGHDLGELLDAEFEATEASLAAAGRPNVRVELDRLDAESVGELLYGMEAACVLAGELAGVETFTQPAVEWGKRAARGLLGGGEFEEAAAVGSKTELRVE; this is encoded by the coding sequence ATGGAGATCGACATCGGCAACGCGCTGGCCGTCGAGGCCGACCCCGGGCTCTCGGAGGCAGCCCTCGACGCACTCGACGAGCGGGTGGCCGAGGCCCACGACCGCATCGCCGCCGGCCGCGAGGCGGGGGAGTTCGGCTACGCCGCGCTGAACCTCCCCGAGCGGACGGATCCTGGCGCCATCCGCGAGGCGGTCGCGCCGCTCGCCGACAGCGAGGCCGTCCTGACTGTCGGCATCGGCGGCAGCGCCCTGGGCGCGGCCACGGTCTCGGCCGCGCTCGGCCCCAGCGAGGTCGACCACCGGGTGCTGGACAACGTCGACCCCGCGCACACGCGGGAGGTGCTCGACGGCCTCCCGCTGTCGGAGACGGCGGTCAACGTCGTCTCCCGGTCGGGGACCACGGCGGAGACGCTCGCGACCTTCCTCGTGGTCCGGGACGTGATGCGGGCGGCGGGGGTCGACTGGACCGACCGGACCGTCGTCACCACGGGCGAGTCGGGGCCGCTGCGGGAGCTGGCCGACGAGCACGACCTCCCCGCGCTCGACGTCCCCGATGGGGTGCCCGGCCGCTTCTCGGCGCTGTCCGCGGTGGGACTCGTCCCCGCGGCCATCCGCGGGCACGACATCGAGGGGCTGCTCGCGGGCGGCCGGCGGGCCGCGGAGTCGCTTGCCCCCTCACTCTTCGAGTGTCCGGCCTACGCCTACGGCGCGGTCGCCCACGGCCTGGAGGAGCGGGGCGCGACCGTCAACGCGGTGATGCCCTACGCCGAGCGCCTGGAACCGTTCGCGGAGTGGTTCGCCCAGCTGTGGGCCGAGAGCCTCGGCAAGGACGGCCGCGGGCAGACTCCTGCGCGGGCGCTCGGGGCGACCGACCAGCACTCCCAGCTGCAACTCTACCGGGCGGGGCCCCGGGACAAGCTGGTGACGCTCGTCCGGCCCCGCGAGCGGCCCGTGCTCCCGGTCCCCGAGCCAGACGTCGAGGAGCTGGCCTACCTGGGCGGGCACGACCTCGGGGAGCTGCTGGACGCGGAGTTCGAGGCGACGGAGGCCAGCCTGGCCGCGGCCGGCCGCCCCAACGTCCGGGTCGAACTCGACCGGCTGGACGCCGAGAGCGTCGGCGAACTCCTCTACGGGATGGAGGCCGCCTGCGTGCTTGCGGGTGAACTCGCGGGCGTGGAGACGTTCACCCAGCCGGCCGTCGAGTGGGGCAAGCGGGCCGCCCGGGGGCTGCTCGGCGGCGGCGAGTTCGAGGAGGCAGCGGCCGTCGGCTCGAAGACCGAACTGCGAGTCGAGTGA
- a CDS encoding DUF7557 family protein, which produces MSSTTIRVDEETKERLERLKADEETWSEFLDRLATEHGSMDAGVWEGTDKPAAAQAARERARESFE; this is translated from the coding sequence ATGAGTAGCACGACCATTCGGGTGGACGAAGAGACAAAAGAGCGCCTCGAACGGCTGAAGGCCGACGAGGAGACCTGGAGCGAATTTCTCGACCGGCTGGCGACCGAACACGGGTCGATGGACGCTGGGGTCTGGGAAGGGACGGACAAACCAGCGGCCGCGCAGGCGGCACGCGAGCGTGCCCGGGAGAGTTTCGAGTAG
- a CDS encoding PIN domain-containing protein, translating into MAFLDSSVIIDYLTGVDTVVEYVDDQPRLVTSALCVYEVLEGEVLGSGETDIAGARQHFGRVRAVGFDESVALEAARLQDRLAQQGSPLPTYDLLVAASARSEGETLVVRDDDFETEPLTDLMAVRRL; encoded by the coding sequence ATGGCGTTTCTCGACTCCTCGGTCATCATCGACTACCTCACCGGCGTCGACACAGTCGTGGAGTACGTCGACGACCAGCCCCGCCTGGTCACGTCGGCACTCTGCGTGTACGAGGTACTCGAGGGTGAGGTACTCGGGAGCGGCGAGACGGACATCGCGGGCGCTCGCCAGCACTTCGGGCGCGTCCGCGCGGTCGGGTTCGACGAGTCGGTCGCGCTGGAAGCGGCCCGCCTCCAGGACCGGCTGGCACAGCAGGGGTCGCCGCTGCCCACCTACGACCTGCTCGTCGCCGCCTCCGCCCGCTCGGAGGGGGAGACGCTCGTCGTCAGGGACGACGACTTCGAGACCGAGCCGCTCACGGACCTCATGGCCGTCCGGCGGCTCTGA